The following nucleotide sequence is from uncultured Draconibacterium sp..
TAATGCAGGATTTAACAACCTTTGATATTCCTGTCATTTCTGACGAGATATATCACGGTTTGGTATACGAAGATCGGGCACATTCAATACTGGAGGTTACAGATAAAGCTTTTGTTTTAAACGGATTTTCGAAACGTTATGCCATGACGGGGCTTCGCCTGGGGTATGTAATTGCTCCAAAAGAGTATGTGCGATGCATGCAAAAATTGCAACAAAACTTGTTTATTTGTGCAGGTTCAACCACTCAGCGAGCAGGAATTGAAGCATTAAAGAATGCCGGTGACGAAGTGGAGCAAATGCGCTTAACCTACGACAAACGACGCAAATATATAATTGAGCGTTTAATTGGATTAGGATTTGATATTAAAGTAAAACCAACCGGTGCTTTTTATGTAATGGTAAATGCCAAACATTTGTCAAACGACAGTTACAAGCTGGCTTTTGATATATTGGAGAAAGCACACGTTGGAGTAACTCCCGGAATAGATTTTGGAGCAAATGGCGAAGGATTTCTACGTTTCTCGTATGCCAACTCAATTGAGAACATTAAAGAAGGAATGGATCGTTTACAAAATTACCTGCTTGAATACCATAATTTAGCTACGGATTAAAACGATCAAAATGAACAATCTCATCAATGGGTTTACGCTTTTTATCCGGTCTTTTTCCATCGGAGTAGCCTAGCGGAATCAATGCGATTGGTTCAATATTATCAGGAAGTTGTAGAATAGCAGAACAACTGGTTACATCAAAATTACACACCCAGCAGGTTCCCAGGCCAAGTTCGGTTGCTTTAAGTGTTATATGATCAATGGCTATCGCCAAATCAATATCAGCCGAATCTTTTCCGTCCGAAGGTCGTTTCCACGACTGTGAATGATCGGCGCAGGCAACAATTATTGTCGGAGCCGAGCGAAACCAACTCCGATCGTAACAAGAATGCAGCTGAGCGAGCAACTCCTCGTTCTGAATTACAATAAAATGCCAGGGCTGAAAATTTACGGCAGACGGAGCCGTTCGTGCAGCTTCCAATATTTCCAGAATTAACTCTTTTTCCACTTTGGAGTCTTTGTAATTCCTTACAGAGTATCGGTTTTTAATAATTTCTGACAAATTCATATGTAAAAGTATATTTTTTCAAGTTTTAAAAGTGTAAGCAAAATTATGGTTTTCTATCAATTTTTCATCTGTTTTTCAAATTTAAAAGATCAGAGTGTAAGGGAAAAATCATTTGCGCTTAATGTCTTTTATTTTCAACGTTTTAGTGGTTAATAAAATGTGTTTTAGAGCATTGTAATTTGTTATTGCAGCATTGAAATTTATACGTCATTTGCACGAAAATTAAACAATAACAAAGTTTAGAGTTGAACCTTAAATTTTAAATGTCATGAGAAAAGTAAATTTTATAATCGCAATTGTTACATTTTTAGTAATGGCAAGTTCAGTTGCCAATGCAACCGGAATACGTACTGAGTTTAAAGAATTTGAGTTTACCCTTGTTGACGATTTGTACATGGGCAAAAAAGTTGATGCAATATGGACCTTGAGCTACGACAATTCGGAGAAGCCTGTTACTGTTGTAAAACGTAACACAATTGAAGGTACAGAGTATTTGGTTAGTTCAGAGTTTTTTGCTGTTCGTTATGTCTCTTCTACGTCGGGTTTTGGTGTAAAACCGGTTCGCAAATCATGGAGTAATGTTAACAGCCGGATTAATCATGCAGTTATTAATCAAGATCAGTTAAAAAATCAGGAAATCATTTCGCCAAACAAGGTGGATGATAAAATGGCTTTGGGATTGATTGCAAGTTACCTTCCTGATCTTTTAAACGACGGATACACGCACTTACTCAATTAATAGCAATAAATAGAATAGAAGTAATTTTAATTTGGAAGCCATCTGTTGAAAAACGGGTGGCTTTTTTCGTTATTATGTTTTTTTCGGAATTGAACCTGAAAAAATTATAAAATTTCGTCGATAAAATTTGTCGTTTACCGACAAGTTAAAATTGCAAGAAATGAAGTTCCGATTTCCTTTTTAGAAAATAGATTAATAATTAAAACTAGAATGGCTATTTGTATTTCAATATGAAAGCAAATTAGTCTTTATAATTGAGATATGTAAAAAACAATATTTTTCTGTGAACCGAATCTGTTTTAGAGCAAGGCTTTTGTGTGTCACCAAAATGTAATTAGTGCGTCTCTACAGTACAAATAATTACGAAAACAATTACAGTCAGAAAACAAAAATTTAGAGTCATGAAAAAATTAAATTTATTATCCGTATTGGTTTTAGCATTTGTTTTAGTTTCAGTAAGTGCTTCGGCAACAGGTGTTCGCACGCAGTTTAAATCATTCGAAATTGAACAAGTAGATAATCTTTACATGGGAAAATCGGTTAAAGCACTTTGGACCGTAAGTTACAGTACTGAAGAAGAGCCTGTAACAGTTGTAAAACGTAAAACACTTGAAGGAGTTGAATACGTCGTACATTCAAAGCATTTCGAAGTTAGTTATGCTTCAACCGGCGAAGGATTTGGTGCTAAAGAAACAAGAAGATCATGGAGTGAAGTGCCAAGAAAAATTTCAAGAGCCGTAATTAATAAAGAAGAGTTGGCTCGTCAACGTGTAATTTCACCTAATAAAGTTGATGATGAAAAGGCTTTGGGATTAATTGCAAGTTATTTGCCCGACTTAATTAACGATGGCTACACACATCTTTTAAACTAACAGCAAATTTATTTCATAGAGTAATTTTGAGAGAGCCGCGAGTAATCGCGGTTTTTTTTAAATGCAGCCGCAAACAAAACCGTCGGCCAGGCTATCAAGTGCCTCCTTTTCTGCTTTTTTCTCTGCATCAGTTCCTTTGCAAGCTGCACAAACCGGCAAGTTTACCACCATATTTGTTTCCGCTTCATCAGTGCGAAGCGATTTTTTGCAAACAAAACAGGTGTTTTTTAAATCTTTCATACCAAACATTTGCGCCAAAAGTATTAAAAATTGACTGAATGTATACTTATACTTATTCGATACTTAAGAATGTGGTATGCGTATATGGCAGTTCATTTGGCAGATAATTTCGATATAAGCTGTAAATGTGTCTGAAAAAATGAACCAAAACTATTTGGCATAATTATTAGTAATAAGTAAAACGATTGTTTTTTTAGCCTGTACAATTAATTACATTTGCACAGGTTTTATATAATTTAAATATAAGTTGCACAGATGGCATTTGTAAACAAGATCCTGGGAAAAATTCTGGGAAACAAATCGGAGAGGGATATTAAAGAAATAACTCCTATTGTTAATAAAATAAAAGAGGAATACGAACGAATCTCCAAATTATCTCATGATGATCTTAGGGCCGAATCGGCAAAACTAAAACAAATAATCGCCGAGCGAATTAAACCTGAAGAAGATGAAATTGCTGCTTTAAAAGTAGAAGTTGAAGAAGTTGAAATTCAGGAAAGCGAAAAGATATACGAACGTATTGACAAGCTGGAAGAAAAAATAGATGAGAAAATAGAAGAAGTTCTCAACGAAATTCTGCCAACTGCATTTGCTGTTATAAAAGATACGGCACGAAGGTTTGCTGAAAATGAAACCATTGAAGTTTCTGCCAACGATTTCGATCGTGATCTTTCAGCAACCCGCGACAGTATAAAAATTAGCGGAGACAAAGCCATTTGGGAAAACAGCTGGTTAGCCGGTGGAAACCGCGTAACCTGGAACATGGTGCACTACGATGTTCAGTTGATTGGTGGTGTGGTACTTCACCAGGGGAACATTGCTGAGATGGCAACCGGTGAAGGAAAAACATTGGTGGCAACATTACCTGTGTTTTTGAATGCACTTACCGGAAAAGGGGTGCATATTGTAACGGTTAACGATTACCTCTCGAAACGTGATGCCGAGTGGATGGGACCTATGTACGAGTTTCACGGATTATCGGTTGATTGTATCGATAAACACCAACCCAACTCTGAAGCACGAAGAAAAGCCTACAATTCGGATATTACTTTTGGAACGAACAACGAATTTGGTTTCGATTATCTGCGCGATAACATGGCCATTAATCCTGAGGATTTGGTGCAGCGCAAACATCACTATGCCATTGTCGACGAGGTTGACTCGGTTTTGGTTGATGATGCACGTACACCACTTATTATTTCAGGTCCGGTACCAAAAGGCGATAACCAGCAATTTGAAGAACTAAAAGGATACGTAGAAAAATTATACCGTGTGCAGCGCGAATTGGTAAATAAAATATTTATCGATGCCAAACGCCTGCTTACAAAACCCGATGCAACTTCCGAAGAGAAAAAAGAAGGTGGTTTGCTTTTATTGCGTGCCCACAAAGGTATGCCTAAAAACAAATCCATCATTAAGTTTTTAAGTGAGGAAGGCATGAAAGCTGTTTTGCAAAAAACAGAGAACCTGTACATGCAGGAGAACAGCAAGAACATGCACATTGTAACCGATCCGCTATATTTTGTTATCGAGGAAAAGCAAAATTCAGTTGAGTTAACCGACAAAGGTATTGATCTTATCTCTGCCGGTTTTGAAGATGCTGAATTTTTCGTTCTACCTGATATGGGAGGAAAAATGGCGGAACTGGAAAACAGTGAAAAATCAGCTGACGACATACAGGTTGAAAAAGATAAGTTACTACAGGACTATGCGGTAAAATCGGAGCGTGTTCACACCATAAACCAATTGTTAAAAGCCTATACCATGTTCGAAAAGGATGTGGAATATGTGGTAATCGACAATAAGGTTAAAATTGTTGACGAGCAGACCGGACGTATTATGGAAGGTCGTCGTTATTCTGATGGTTTGCACCAGGCAATTGAAGCAAAAGAGCAGGTGAAAGTTGAAGCGGCAACGCAGACTTTTGCAACCATTACGCTTCAAAACTATTTCAGAATGTATCACAAACTGTCAGGTATGACCGGTACTGCTGAAACCGAAGCAGGTGAATTCTGGGATATCTACGAACTGGAAGTTGTGGTAATTCCTACCAACCGTCCGATTATTCGCGACGATAGGGAAGACCTGGTTTTTAAAACCAAGCGTGAAAAATACAATGCCGTAAGCGATGAAATTGTTGAACTGAACAAAAAAGGTCGTCCGGTACTGGTGGGTACAACATCGGTTGAAATATCGGAGTTGCTCAGCCGAATGCTGAAAATAAAAGGTATTAAGCACAACGTTTTGAACGCGAAGTTACATGCACGCGAAGCTGATATTGTTGCCGAAGCCGGTCAGGCAGGAGCGGTAACAATTGCAACCAACATGGCGGGTCGTGGTACCGATATTAAG
It contains:
- a CDS encoding pyridoxal phosphate-dependent aminotransferase, producing MIAQKAKEITPFIVMEVLEKAAEMEQRGINVIHLEVGEPDFNVPKCVSVAEQKAFDEGRTHYTHSLGDPELRKQIADKYKEEYNVTVSPDQIIITSGSSPAILLTLGVLCENDDEVIISDPGYACYENFIRFIGAKAINVPVYEEDGFQYRYEEIKKRITTKTRAVMINSPMNPTGNLLSLELMQDLTTFDIPVISDEIYHGLVYEDRAHSILEVTDKAFVLNGFSKRYAMTGLRLGYVIAPKEYVRCMQKLQQNLFICAGSTTQRAGIEALKNAGDEVEQMRLTYDKRRKYIIERLIGLGFDIKVKPTGAFYVMVNAKHLSNDSYKLAFDILEKAHVGVTPGIDFGANGEGFLRFSYANSIENIKEGMDRLQNYLLEYHNLATD
- a CDS encoding nitroreductase family protein — translated: MNLSEIIKNRYSVRNYKDSKVEKELILEILEAARTAPSAVNFQPWHFIVIQNEELLAQLHSCYDRSWFRSAPTIIVACADHSQSWKRPSDGKDSADIDLAIAIDHITLKATELGLGTCWVCNFDVTSCSAILQLPDNIEPIALIPLGYSDGKRPDKKRKPIDEIVHFDRFNP
- the secA gene encoding preprotein translocase subunit SecA, translating into MAFVNKILGKILGNKSERDIKEITPIVNKIKEEYERISKLSHDDLRAESAKLKQIIAERIKPEEDEIAALKVEVEEVEIQESEKIYERIDKLEEKIDEKIEEVLNEILPTAFAVIKDTARRFAENETIEVSANDFDRDLSATRDSIKISGDKAIWENSWLAGGNRVTWNMVHYDVQLIGGVVLHQGNIAEMATGEGKTLVATLPVFLNALTGKGVHIVTVNDYLSKRDAEWMGPMYEFHGLSVDCIDKHQPNSEARRKAYNSDITFGTNNEFGFDYLRDNMAINPEDLVQRKHHYAIVDEVDSVLVDDARTPLIISGPVPKGDNQQFEELKGYVEKLYRVQRELVNKIFIDAKRLLTKPDATSEEKKEGGLLLLRAHKGMPKNKSIIKFLSEEGMKAVLQKTENLYMQENSKNMHIVTDPLYFVIEEKQNSVELTDKGIDLISAGFEDAEFFVLPDMGGKMAELENSEKSADDIQVEKDKLLQDYAVKSERVHTINQLLKAYTMFEKDVEYVVIDNKVKIVDEQTGRIMEGRRYSDGLHQAIEAKEQVKVEAATQTFATITLQNYFRMYHKLSGMTGTAETEAGEFWDIYELEVVVIPTNRPIIRDDREDLVFKTKREKYNAVSDEIVELNKKGRPVLVGTTSVEISELLSRMLKIKGIKHNVLNAKLHAREADIVAEAGQAGAVTIATNMAGRGTDIKLTDEVKKAGGLAIIGTERHDSRRVDRQLRGRAGRQGDPGSSQFYVSLEDDLMRLFGSDRISGVMDKLGLEDGEVIQHSMISKSIERAQKKVEENNFGIRKRLLEYDDVMNSQREVIYKKRRHALYGERLEVDVLNMMYDSVEELVNEYHGSDMFEDFNMELMRLLSLESPVNHEEFKSLNAGEVTERIYEKMINNYNRKVETISQQAYPVIKNVYETKKEVYKNIVVPITDGKRVFQIICNLEKAYNNKGKELVKSYQKQIVLNTIDESWKEQLREMDDLKQSVQNATYEQKDPLLIYKFESFNLFKVMVAKVNKDVVSTLMKGQIPIQNPNEVREAETRRRTDMSRYKTQKSELPSAENAMEGANTNTAEKARPQPVKVEKRVGRNDPCPCGSGKKYKQCHGRGGDL